In Solanum lycopersicum chromosome 5, SLM_r2.1, the following are encoded in one genomic region:
- the LOC101245847 gene encoding splicing factor-like protein 1: MDSQSHPVQEPSQTLNSYQSSSDLYCQNPSQTLGQDPPPGVCDNSAQNKMSDLNSNQPLLSGNGLISSHSGGAESGGEEETSSRRRRRSRWDPPPTDSSNDGTGAGRKRKSRWADDEPKPVIQLPDFMKDFAGGIEFDPEVQALNSRLLEISRKLQSGMPLDDRPEGARSPSPEPIYDNMGVRINTREYRAREKLNRERQEIISQIIKKNPAFKPPADYRPPKLHKKLYIPMKEYPGYNFIGLIIGPRGNTQKRMEKETGAKIVIRGKGSIKEGRFQQKGNLKHDPSENEDLHVLVEADTQESLEAAAAMLEKLLQPVDEVLNEHKRQQLKELAALNGTIRDEEFCRLCGEPGHRQYACPSRTTTFKSDVLCKICGDGGHPTIDCPVKNTTGKKMDDEYQNFLAELGGTVPESSLKQNAATLALGPGSTGSNPPWASSNSASGGGTTSHPGLGSNIMKPKEFDETNLYIGYLPPTLDDDGLINLFSPFGTIVMAKVIKDRLSGLSKGYGFVKYADVQQANSATVGMNGHCLDGRTIAVRVAGKPPQPAVPPSPPAPAMPPYPVPNQASGVYPSQQYATGGPIGPPRGYAGTPVPWGPPVPPPYASYPPPGSTMYPPPPGQFVPPYGAQYPPPMPTPSSGVPTQTVSSGENQQNYTSSGETQQSYPPGVQSHNSAPVQSLPSYAYGNSVAAMPPHTQPAYPTSSYCYPSYYGMTPPPPIPPTATQSSIDHSQSMSNVPWASNPPEPASPPPPPPSAEKPPYGTDAEYEKFMSEMK; the protein is encoded by the coding sequence ATGGATTCCCAATCACATCCAGTTCAAGAACCATCACAAACCCTAAATTCGTATCAAAGTTCTTCAGATTTGTACTGTCAAAACCCTTCACAAACCCTAGGTCAAGATCCCCCACCAGGTGTTTGTGATAATTCAGCTCAAAACAAAATGTCAGATTTGAATTCGAATCAGCCATTGTTGTCGGGTAATGGGTTGATTAGCAGTCATAGCGGTGGTGCCGAGTCAGGTGGTGAAGAAGAAACTTCCAGTAGAAGAAGGAGGAGAAGCCGATGGGACCCACCCCCGACTGATTCGAGCAATGATGGCACTGGAGCTGGACGGAAGAGGAAATCGAGGTGGGCAGATGATGAGCCCAAGCCAGTGATTCAGTTACCTGATTTCATGAAGGATTTCGCTGGAGGTATTGAATTTGACCCTGAAGTACAAGCTCTTAACAGTAGATTACTTGAAATTAGTAGGAAACTGCAATCTGGTATGCCTTTAGATGATAGACCTGAAGGAGCTCGATCCCCTTCGCCTGAACCTATATATGATAATATGGGTGTACGTATAAATACCAGGGAGTATCGTGCTCGAGAAAAACTAAATAGAGAAAGACAAGAGATTATATCACagataataaagaaaaatccaGCTTTTAAGCCACCAGCAGATTATAGGCCTCCTAAGCTTCATAAAAAGCTTTACATTCCAATGAAGGAGTACCCCGGTTATAATTTTATCGGCCTTATAATTGGACCCAGAGGGAATACTCAGAAGAGAATGGAAAAGGAGACTGGAGCAAAGATTGTAATTCGAGGGAAAGGGTCCATTAAAGAAGGGAGGTTCCAACAGAAAGGGAATTTGAAACATGATCCCTCAGAGAATGAGGATTTACATGTCCTAGTCGAAGCTGATACTCAGGAGTCACTTGAGGCTGCTGCAGCTATGTTGGAGAAGCTTTTGCAGCCTGTCGATGAAGTACTTAATGAGCATAAGAGGCAGCAGCTCAAGGAACTTGCTGCGTTGAATGGAACAATTAGAGATGAAGAGTTTTGTAGGCTTTGTGGTGAACCAGGTCATAGGCAATATGCTTGTCCTTCTCGCACCACCACATTTAAAAGTGATGTGCTTTGCAAAATATGTGGTGATGGAGGACATCCCACTATAGATTGTCCAGTGAAAAATACTACTGGAAAGAAAATGGATGATGAGTATCAGAACTTCTTGGCGGAATTGGGAGGGACAGTTCCTGAATCATCACTTAAGCAGAATGCAGCAACTCTTGCTCTTGGTCCCGGAAGCACAGGCAGTAATCCTCCTTGGGCCAGCAGTAATAGTGCAAGTGGTGGTGGTACCACTTCACACCCTGGATTAGGGTCAAATATAATGAAGCCAAAAGAATTTGACGAGACAAACTTGTATATTGGTTATCTTCCTCCTACTCTAGATGACGATGGGTTGATCAATTTATTCTCTCCCTTTGGTACTATCGTAATGGCTAAAGTTATAAAGGATCGTCTCAGTGGTCTGAGTAAAGGTTATGGTTTTGTTAAGTATGCAGATGTTCAACAAGCTAATAGTGCTACTGTTGGCATGAATGGTCATTGTCTTGATGGGAGAACTATTGCTGTGAGAGTAGCCGGCAAACCCCCTCAGCCTGCTGTGCCTCCAAGCCCTCCTGCTCCAGCAATGCCCCCATATCCTGTTCCTAATCAGGCATCCGGAGTCTATCCGTCTCAGCAGTATGCAACGGGTGGTCCCATTGGTCCCCCGCGTGGCTATGCTGGGACTCCAGTTCCTTGGGGACCACCTGTGCCTCCACCATATGCCTCTTACCCGCCTCCTGGATCAACCATGTATCCTCCTCCTCCAGGTCAATTTGTACCTCCATATGGTGCACAGTATCCTCCACCAATGCCAACACCATCTTCCGGTGTCCCTACTCAGACAGTTTCTTCTGGCGAAAACCAGCAAAATTATACATCTTCTGGTGAGACACAACAAAGTTATCCTCCCGGAGTGCAATCTCATAATAGTGCTCCTGTTCAATCTCTTCCTAGTTATGCCTATGGCAATTCCGTCGCTGCAATGCCACCCCATACCCAACCTGCATATCCAACATCTTCATACTGTTATCCTTCTTATTATGGCATGACACCACCACCTCCTATTCCTCCAACTGCAACACAGTCCAGTATAGATCATTCACAGAGTATGAGCAATGTTCCTTGGGCCTCAAATCCACCAGAACCTGCATCTCCACCTCCACCTCCTCCATCTGCAGAGAAACCTCCATATGGTACAGATGCAGAGTATGAAAAGTTCATGTCGGAGATGAAATGA
- the LOC101254207 gene encoding splicing factor-like protein 1: MDSQSHPVQEPSQTLNSYQSSSDLYCQNPSQTLGQDPPPGVCDNSAQNKMSDLNSNQPLLSGNGLISSHSGGAESGGEEETSSRRRRRSRWDPPPTDSSNDGTGAGRKRKSRWADDEPKPVIQLPDFMKDFAGGIEFDPEVQALNSRLLEISRKLQSGMPLDDRPEGARSPSPEPIYDNMGVRINTREYRAREKLNRERQEIISQIIKKNPAFKPPADYRPPKLHKKLYIPMKEYPGYNFIGLIIGPRGNTQKRMEKETGAKIVIRGKGSIKEGRFQQKGNLKHDPSENEDLHVLVEADTQESLEAAAAMLEKLLQPVDEVLNEHKRQQLKELAALNGTIRDEEFCRLCGEPGHRQYACPSRTTTFKSDVLCKICGDGGHPTIDCPVKNTTGKKMDDEYQNFLAELGGTVPESSLKQNAATLALGPGSTGSNPPWASSNSASGGGTTSHPGLGSNIMKPKEFDETNLYIGYLPPTLDDDGLINLFSPFGTIVMAKVIKDRLSGLSKGYGFVKYADVQQANSATVGMNGHCLDGRTIAVRVAGKPPQPAVPPSPPAPAMPPYPVPNQASGVYPSQQYATGGPIGPPGGYAGTPVPWGPPVPPPYASYPPPVSTMYPPPPGQFVPPYGAQYPPPMPTPSSGVPTQTVSSGENQQNYTSSGETQQSYPPGVQSHNSAPVQSLPSYAFANSVAAMPPHTQSAYPTSSYSYPSYYGMAPPPPLPPTATQSSIDHSQSISNVPWASNPPEPASPPPPSADKPPYGTDAKYEKFMSEIK, translated from the coding sequence ATGGATTCCCAATCACATCCAGTTCAAGAACCATCACAAACCCTAAATTCGTATCAAAGTTCTTCAGATTTGTACTGTCAAAACCCTTCACAAACCCTAGGTCAAGATCCCCCACCAGGTGTTTGTGATAATTCAGCTCAAAACAAAATGTCAGATTTGAATTCGAATCAGCCATTGTTGTCGGGTAATGGGTTGATTAGCAGTCATAGCGGTGGTGCCGAGTCAGGTGGTGAAGAAGAAACTTCCAGTAGAAGAAGGAGGAGAAGCCGATGGGACCCACCCCCGACTGATTCGAGCAATGATGGCACTGGAGCTGGACGGAAGAGGAAATCGAGGTGGGCAGATGATGAGCCCAAGCCAGTGATTCAGTTACCTGATTTCATGAAGGATTTCGCTGGAGGTATTGAATTTGACCCTGAAGTACAAGCTCTTAACAGTAGATTACTTGAAATTAGTAGGAAACTGCAATCTGGTATGCCTTTAGATGATAGACCTGAAGGAGCTCGATCCCCTTCGCCTGAACCTATATATGATAATATGGGTGTACGTATAAATACCAGGGAGTATCGTGCTCGAGAAAAACTAAATAGAGAAAGACAAGAGATTATATCACagataataaagaaaaatccaGCTTTTAAGCCACCAGCAGATTATAGGCCTCCTAAGCTTCATAAAAAGCTTTACATTCCAATGAAGGAGTACCCCGGTTATAATTTTATCGGCCTTATAATTGGACCCAGAGGGAATACTCAGAAGAGAATGGAAAAGGAGACTGGAGCAAAGATTGTAATTCGAGGGAAAGGGTCCATTAAAGAAGGGAGGTTCCAACAGAAAGGGAATTTGAAACATGATCCCTCAGAGAATGAGGATTTACATGTCCTAGTCGAAGCTGATACTCAGGAGTCACTTGAGGCTGCTGCAGCTATGTTGGAGAAGCTTTTGCAGCCTGTCGATGAAGTACTTAATGAGCATAAGAGGCAGCAGCTCAAGGAACTTGCTGCGTTGAATGGAACAATTAGAGATGAAGAGTTTTGTAGGCTTTGTGGTGAACCAGGTCATAGGCAATATGCTTGTCCTTCTCGCACCACCACATTTAAAAGTGATGTGCTTTGCAAAATATGTGGTGATGGAGGACATCCCACTATAGATTGTCCAGTGAAAAATACTACTGGAAAGAAAATGGATGATGAGTATCAGAACTTCTTGGCGGAATTGGGAGGGACAGTTCCTGAATCATCACTTAAGCAGAATGCAGCAACTCTTGCTCTTGGTCCCGGAAGCACAGGCAGTAATCCTCCTTGGGCCAGCAGTAATAGTGCAAGTGGTGGTGGTACCACTTCACACCCTGGATTAGGGTCAAATATAATGAAGCCAAAAGAATTTGACGAGACAAACTTGTATATTGGTTATCTTCCTCCTACTCTAGATGACGATGGGTTGATCAATTTATTCTCTCCCTTTGGTACTATCGTAATGGCTAAAGTTATAAAGGATCGTCTCAGTGGTCTGAGTAAAGGTTATGGTTTTGTTAAGTATGCAGATGTTCAACAAGCTAATAGTGCTACTGTTGGCATGAATGGTCATTGTCTTGATGGGAGAACTATTGCTGTGAGAGTAGCCGGCAAACCCCCTCAGCCTGCTGTGCCTCCAAGCCCTCCTGCTCCAGCAATGCCCCCATATCCTGTTCCTAATCAGGCATCCGGAGTCTATCCGTCTCAGCAGTATGCAACGGGTGGTCCCATTGGTCCCCCGGGTGGCTATGCTGGGACTCCAGTTCCTTGGGGACCACCTGTGCCTCCACCATATGCCTCTTACCCGCCTCCTGTATCAACCATGTATCCTCCTCCTCCAGGTCAATTTGTACCTCCATATGGTGCACAGTATCCTCCACCAATGCCAACACCATCTTCCGGTGTCCCTACTCAGACAGTTTCTTCTGGCGAAAACCAGCAAAATTATACATCTTCTGGTGAGACACAACAAAGTTATCCTCCCGGAGTGCAATCTCATAATAGTGCTCCTGTTCAATCGCTTCCCAGTTATGCCTTTGCCAATTCCGTCGCTGCAATGCCACCCCATACCCAATCTGCATATCCAACATCTTCATATAGTTATCCTTCTTATTATGGCATGGCACCACCACCTCCTCTTCCTCCAACTGCAACACAGTCCAGTATAGATCATTCACAGAGTATTAGCAATGTTCCTTGGGCCTCAAATCCACCAGAACCTGCATCTCCACCTCCACCATCTGCAGACAAACCTCCATATGGTACAGATGCAAAGTATGAAAAGTTCATGTCGGAGATCAAATGA